GTGAGACGCGGCTGTAGCCGGGTTCCAGGACAGCAAGCATTTGGGAGAACGGAGATGAATTATCCGCTCTGGGATGTGCCGGTCATCGGCGGCATGTGGGTGATCGGCGGGATCGCCATTATCCACGTCATGATCTCGCACTTCGCGATCGGCGGCGGGTTCTACCTGCCCATGGCCGAACGCAAGGCGCTGCGCGAAGGCCGCAACGACTGGATGGATATCATCCAGCGGCACGCGAAGTTCTTCCTGGTGCTGACGGCCGCATTCGGGACGGTGACGGGCGTGGGGATCTGGTTCTCGATTGGGCTGGTCAACCCGGAAGGCACCAGCACGCTGATCCACAACTTTGTTTTCGGCTGGGCCATCGAATACACGTTTTTCTTGATTGAGATCACGGCCGCCGCGGTCTATTACTACACGTGGGGCCGCGTTTCGGACCGCGCGCACCTCGCCATCGGCTGGGTCTATGCCGGTTCCGCCTGGATGAGCCTCGTTGTCATCAACGGCATTCTCACGTTCATGCTTACGCCCGGCCAGGGCTGGCTTGAAGTGGCCGGCACGGGCAACGAGTCGTCGCGGTTCTGGCATGCCTTGTTCAATCCGACGTATTTCCCGAGTCTCATGCTGCGCACGCTCGTCTGTATCTCGCTCGCGGGCGTGTGGGCCTTCGTCACCGCGAGCCGCATCGACAGCTACGCCCAGCCGAAGCTGAAGACGGAGGTGCTGCGCTGGTCCGTGAAATGGCTTGTGCCCTCGTTCGTGCTGCTGCCGTTCTGCTTCGTATGGTATCTCGCCATGGTGCCCGAGAAGCAGATTGCCCTGCTCGAACTTGGC
Above is a genomic segment from Candidatus Hydrogenedentota bacterium containing:
- a CDS encoding cytochrome ubiquinol oxidase subunit I yields the protein MNYPLWDVPVIGGMWVIGGIAIIHVMISHFAIGGGFYLPMAERKALREGRNDWMDIIQRHAKFFLVLTAAFGTVTGVGIWFSIGLVNPEGTSTLIHNFVFGWAIEYTFFLIEITAAAVYYYTWGRVSDRAHLAIGWVYAGSAWMSLVVINGILTFMLTPGQGWLEVAGTGNESSRFWHALFNPTYFPSLMLRTLVCISLAGVWAFVTASRIDSYAQPKLKTEVLRWSVKWLVPSFVLLPFCFVWYLAMVPEKQIALLELG